The Christiangramia flava JLT2011 genome has a segment encoding these proteins:
- a CDS encoding glycosyltransferase, whose translation MKILQVIQRPQLRGAEIFACQLSNHLLDQGHDVVVLTLYPGDGELPFKGTQIHLNRPISHRLFDFIGWKKFAEYINKYQPDVIQANASDTLKFCSSSKYLFKWKNKLVFRNANKMGDFIDSPLKHKLNKFYLKNLDYVISVSKECEKDFIKTFQFSEDKIQTVTIGVEEKKIDALSPDLKEIYSKGPVIVHIGGFVPEKNHETLIRIFSCLLKNNQRLQLVLIGKGKLQEAIRQEVQEKGLEKNVHFLDYRNDILEILKRATLFVMPSLIEGLPAVILEAMYCGTPVVAFNVGGISEVIKSGQTGELVQKGDVDDFIQRVERILGDENYRDEIVQNASDLIHSQFLNNQIAEQFESCYENLLEPEIKRGQLRILQIIQKKQFRGAEIFCCQLSNELEQKGHEVQVYSIFEGSADLPYSKVINSFQRNQSLRYTDYSGWKAIAEIVRKFKPDIVQANASDTLKYTVISRQLFGWKVPIVFRNASLTSFYINGSLSKEINRFLFQKVDKIVSVSESSRNDLNGLFPSTTNKSIVITNGVNLGLQENRISSPFQNGKLNIVHVGSLTSEKNHLKLIRIFEGFLETFSEASLHIIGDGPLKKIIENAIQNANLTDKVIMHGEMPNPQLYIKNASMLVLPSLVEGLPGVILEAMNFETPVVAYNVGGISEVLNDKTGYLVESNNETQFVEAMKQVVISDNTNKILKAKELVKSKFNNSLLAEKFVKVYRNTIAEKKFN comes from the coding sequence TTGAAAATTCTTCAAGTAATTCAAAGGCCACAATTAAGAGGTGCAGAAATATTTGCTTGCCAACTATCCAACCACCTTCTGGATCAAGGACATGATGTGGTGGTACTTACTCTGTATCCTGGAGATGGAGAATTGCCTTTCAAGGGAACTCAAATCCATTTGAACAGGCCTATATCGCATAGGCTTTTTGATTTTATCGGTTGGAAAAAATTTGCGGAATATATTAATAAATATCAACCAGATGTTATTCAGGCCAATGCCTCTGATACTTTAAAGTTTTGTTCAAGTTCCAAATACCTCTTTAAATGGAAAAATAAACTGGTTTTCAGAAATGCAAATAAAATGGGTGATTTCATTGACTCACCACTTAAGCATAAATTGAATAAATTTTATTTAAAAAACTTGGATTACGTCATCTCTGTAAGCAAGGAATGTGAAAAAGATTTTATTAAAACTTTTCAATTTTCGGAGGATAAAATTCAAACCGTTACCATTGGTGTAGAAGAAAAGAAAATTGATGCCCTATCGCCTGATTTAAAAGAGATATATTCAAAGGGACCAGTTATAGTGCATATTGGAGGATTTGTGCCGGAAAAAAATCACGAAACTCTTATTAGAATTTTCTCATGCCTTTTAAAAAACAACCAAAGGCTGCAATTGGTTTTAATAGGAAAAGGAAAGCTTCAGGAAGCTATAAGGCAGGAAGTTCAGGAGAAGGGTTTAGAAAAAAATGTGCATTTTCTGGATTATAGAAATGATATTCTGGAAATTTTAAAAAGAGCAACTTTATTCGTTATGCCCAGTCTAATTGAAGGCTTACCTGCGGTAATTTTGGAAGCTATGTATTGCGGTACCCCAGTCGTCGCTTTCAATGTGGGGGGAATTAGTGAAGTCATTAAAAGTGGCCAAACTGGCGAACTTGTTCAGAAAGGAGATGTAGATGATTTTATACAAAGAGTTGAACGAATATTAGGTGATGAAAATTATAGAGATGAAATTGTTCAGAATGCATCAGATTTGATTCACTCACAGTTTTTAAATAATCAAATTGCTGAACAATTTGAAAGCTGTTATGAAAACCTTCTTGAACCTGAAATAAAGAGAGGGCAACTTCGTATACTTCAGATTATTCAGAAGAAGCAATTTCGCGGAGCAGAAATATTTTGCTGCCAACTATCAAATGAACTAGAGCAAAAAGGCCATGAAGTACAGGTGTATAGTATTTTTGAGGGTTCAGCTGATTTGCCTTATTCAAAAGTAATTAATTCATTTCAGCGAAATCAATCATTAAGGTACACTGATTATTCTGGCTGGAAGGCAATTGCCGAAATTGTTAGGAAATTCAAACCAGATATCGTGCAAGCGAATGCGTCTGATACTCTGAAGTATACGGTTATTTCTAGACAGTTATTTGGTTGGAAGGTCCCTATTGTTTTTAGAAATGCCAGTTTAACGAGTTTTTACATCAATGGAAGCCTTTCCAAAGAGATAAACCGATTTTTATTTCAGAAAGTTGATAAAATCGTCTCTGTTTCGGAGTCTTCTAGAAACGATTTGAATGGCCTGTTTCCATCCACAACAAACAAAAGCATTGTGATCACAAATGGGGTTAATTTGGGTTTGCAAGAAAATAGGATTTCGAGCCCCTTTCAAAATGGTAAGCTAAATATTGTTCATGTTGGTTCCCTTACTTCAGAAAAAAATCATCTCAAACTGATTAGAATTTTTGAAGGGTTTCTTGAAACTTTTTCAGAAGCGAGTTTGCATATAATTGGTGATGGACCTTTGAAAAAGATTATTGAGAATGCGATTCAGAATGCTAATTTGACAGATAAGGTTATCATGCATGGTGAAATGCCAAATCCGCAGTTGTATATAAAAAACGCCTCTATGTTGGTGTTACCAAGTCTAGTAGAAGGTCTGCCTGGGGTCATATTAGAGGCCATGAATTTTGAAACGCCAGTTGTAGCCTATAATGTTGGTGGAATTTCCGAAGTTTTAAATGATAAAACGGGATATCTTGTCGAATCAAATAATGAAACTCAATTTGTAGAGGCGATGAAACAAGTAGTTATCTCCGATAACACCAATAAAATTCTGAAAGCAAAAGAATTGGTTAAATCCAAATTCAACAATTCCCTTCTAGCCGAGAAGTTTGTAAAGGTTTACAGGAACACTATCGCAGAAAAGAAATTCAATTAA
- a CDS encoding glycosyltransferase family 4 protein — MNNKEKNKTALFVMPRKSSAWKGAEAMWITAGGWAAAAKRLFGEAIIFTNDTSATPKEILSYPVNSSKDKNQKKRSILVRYSPEIIKTLYKDFLLWRASKNGTLYNHKAVIKDQNISLVWEQHDLFPGIGYKLAKKYNVPFILYVHAPQVWETSKWGVKRPIWGKIIEKIEAKSLKRADLVACVSEQVSQKLIEMGVPKEKIHISPMAVDPHLFDDINSNSIKRKFDLNNKLVLGWTGSFRSFHGLDLLIKTFDQVLMAVPNAILLLIGDGKEREEIEKLVEDLDISENVIFAGRKSFIDVPKYVNAFDVAIVSARSSKDFHYSPLKLREYLGAGIASLAPDAGEIPKTFIDNLHLRIYEIGEIESTSQIIIELFRDQEKRQILGKNGKEFILNNGTWDVELDKALKKLNT; from the coding sequence GTGAACAATAAGGAGAAAAATAAGACTGCATTATTCGTGATGCCAAGGAAAAGTTCGGCTTGGAAAGGAGCGGAGGCTATGTGGATAACTGCTGGGGGATGGGCGGCAGCCGCAAAGCGACTTTTTGGTGAAGCTATAATATTTACAAATGACACCAGTGCAACTCCAAAAGAGATTCTCTCATATCCAGTTAACTCCTCAAAAGATAAAAATCAAAAAAAACGCTCAATATTAGTTAGATATTCCCCTGAAATAATTAAAACCTTATATAAAGATTTTTTATTATGGCGGGCATCTAAAAATGGTACGTTATATAATCATAAAGCTGTAATTAAGGATCAAAATATAAGTTTAGTTTGGGAGCAGCATGATTTATTTCCTGGTATAGGATATAAGTTGGCTAAAAAATATAATGTGCCATTTATTTTATATGTTCATGCTCCGCAAGTCTGGGAAACATCGAAATGGGGGGTAAAAAGACCAATTTGGGGAAAAATTATCGAGAAAATTGAAGCTAAATCGCTTAAGCGGGCAGATTTGGTGGCTTGTGTTTCAGAGCAAGTTTCTCAGAAATTGATTGAAATGGGTGTGCCTAAAGAGAAAATTCATATTTCACCAATGGCTGTTGATCCTCATTTATTTGATGATATAAATTCGAATTCGATTAAAAGAAAATTCGATTTAAATAATAAACTTGTTTTAGGGTGGACAGGCTCATTTAGGAGTTTTCATGGTCTTGATCTGCTCATAAAGACATTTGATCAAGTTTTAATGGCTGTTCCTAATGCTATTTTATTGTTAATCGGCGACGGAAAAGAGAGAGAAGAAATTGAAAAACTTGTGGAAGATTTGGATATAAGTGAAAATGTAATATTTGCAGGAAGAAAATCTTTTATTGATGTCCCAAAATATGTGAATGCTTTTGACGTAGCAATTGTAAGTGCTAGAAGTAGCAAAGATTTTCATTATTCTCCTTTAAAACTTAGAGAATATTTAGGAGCTGGAATCGCATCATTGGCACCGGACGCAGGTGAAATACCAAAAACTTTTATAGATAATCTTCATTTGAGAATATATGAAATAGGAGAAATTGAATCTACATCCCAAATAATAATAGAGCTTTTCCGAGATCAGGAAAAGCGTCAAATTTTGGGTAAAAATGGTAAGGAATTTATTTTAAATAATGGTACTTGGGATGTGGAATTGGATAAAGCCTTAAAAAAATTAAATACTTAA
- a CDS encoding glycosyltransferase family 29 protein, whose protein sequence is MKIFRNIKGIFYMLSFTKIFRSKSILKDKRIAIIGAANSAFDEENGNYIDDFDYVIRLNKAPYSLTENKSKFIGTKMDILIHSFYENNDSGGGVIDFNLYKKLGLRYLINPHNNFNGLKTHLNYFKRNFYTESTYLLSKKEYKNLIRGFGKKIPTVGYIGLYIALNSGAKEVFITGFTFFRTPYAQDYRDHLIDMKANQKHIYKQGLHDPELELKKFIQQIKKVKADRKIIMDKALQNILKKEL, encoded by the coding sequence ATGAAAATCTTCAGGAATATTAAAGGGATATTTTATATGTTATCATTTACTAAAATATTCAGGTCGAAAAGTATACTCAAGGATAAAAGAATAGCTATAATTGGTGCCGCAAATTCCGCCTTTGACGAAGAAAATGGAAATTACATAGACGATTTCGATTACGTTATCAGATTAAATAAGGCTCCTTATTCATTGACCGAAAATAAATCTAAATTCATCGGTACGAAAATGGATATTTTGATTCATTCATTTTATGAAAATAATGATAGCGGAGGAGGAGTAATTGATTTCAACTTATACAAAAAACTAGGGCTCAGGTATTTAATTAATCCTCATAATAATTTTAATGGATTAAAGACCCACTTAAATTATTTTAAACGAAATTTTTATACTGAGAGTACTTATTTACTATCAAAGAAAGAATATAAAAACTTAATAAGAGGTTTTGGAAAAAAAATTCCCACTGTAGGATACATTGGACTCTATATTGCTTTAAATAGTGGGGCTAAGGAAGTTTTCATTACAGGATTCACTTTTTTTAGAACTCCATATGCACAAGATTATAGAGATCATTTAATAGATATGAAAGCTAATCAAAAGCATATTTATAAGCAGGGACTTCATGACCCAGAATTAGAATTAAAAAAGTTCATTCAGCAAATTAAGAAGGTTAAAGCGGATCGTAAAATTATTATGGATAAAGCATTGCAAAATATTTTAAAAAAGGAATTGTGA
- a CDS encoding HAD family hydrolase yields the protein MFDSIEIIFWDFDGVIMDSMKVRDEGFKIVLKDYPSDQVEKLMEFHRNNGGLSRYVKFRYFFEVIRNENISEENVNILANKFSEVMLERLMNRNLLIEDSFNFILNNYKNFDFHIVSGSDGKELNLICKEIDIDEYFLTINGSPTPKTELVRKLIQKYKYNTSRIMLIGDSHNDYEAALSNNIAFMGYNNPKLKVLPIKYLNNFFPNQK from the coding sequence ATGTTTGATAGTATAGAAATTATTTTTTGGGATTTCGACGGGGTCATAATGGATTCTATGAAAGTAAGGGATGAAGGATTTAAAATAGTTCTCAAAGATTACCCTAGTGATCAAGTTGAAAAATTAATGGAATTTCATAGAAATAATGGTGGTTTATCAAGATATGTGAAATTCAGATATTTTTTTGAGGTTATAAGAAATGAAAATATTTCCGAGGAAAATGTAAATATTTTGGCCAATAAGTTTTCGGAAGTAATGTTAGAAAGGCTGATGAACAGAAATTTGCTTATAGAAGACTCTTTTAACTTCATCCTAAACAATTATAAAAATTTTGATTTCCATATTGTATCAGGTTCAGATGGTAAAGAATTAAATCTAATTTGTAAAGAGATAGATATTGATGAATATTTTTTAACCATTAATGGTTCTCCTACTCCAAAAACTGAATTGGTTAGAAAATTAATTCAGAAATATAAATATAATACCTCACGTATTATGTTAATCGGGGATTCACATAATGATTATGAAGCAGCATTGTCCAATAATATTGCGTTTATGGGATATAATAATCCGAAGCTTAAAGTATTACCGATAAAATATTTAAATAATTTCTTTCCTAATCAAAAATGA
- a CDS encoding cytidylyltransferase domain-containing protein, with product MSIAVFLPVRKGSQRVINKNNRPFANKEGGLLEVKLEQLSKLKVSEIILSTNDEKSLEYAQKISLPKLKIDVRPDSLAMSNTKLEDLISYVPTITDCEHILWTHVTSPLVTNKIYEKAIDAYFENLENGYDSLMSVTPFQNFLWNKEIGEVENNITRELRWPRTQDLKKLYEINSAIFCANRRIFTGKKDRIGGSPFLFEISKIDALDVDWEDDFLIAEAVYQKLYV from the coding sequence ATGTCTATTGCCGTATTTTTGCCAGTTCGTAAGGGGAGTCAAAGAGTAATTAATAAAAATAATCGTCCTTTTGCAAATAAGGAAGGAGGTCTCCTTGAGGTAAAACTTGAGCAGCTTTCAAAATTGAAAGTTTCAGAGATAATACTCTCCACAAATGATGAAAAAAGTCTTGAATATGCACAAAAAATATCTTTACCCAAATTAAAAATAGATGTAAGGCCGGATAGTCTGGCGATGAGCAATACGAAGTTAGAAGATCTAATTTCTTATGTCCCAACTATAACAGATTGTGAGCATATTTTGTGGACTCACGTTACTTCACCATTGGTTACTAATAAAATTTATGAAAAGGCGATTGATGCTTATTTTGAAAATCTGGAAAACGGATATGATAGTTTAATGAGCGTCACCCCATTTCAAAATTTCCTATGGAATAAGGAGATAGGAGAAGTTGAAAATAATATTACCAGGGAATTGCGCTGGCCTAGAACACAGGACTTAAAAAAACTATATGAAATCAATAGTGCAATTTTTTGTGCTAATAGAAGAATATTTACAGGAAAGAAAGATCGAATAGGAGGTTCTCCATTCTTATTTGAAATTTCAAAAATAGATGCGTTAGATGTTGATTGGGAAGATGATTTTTTAATTGCGGAGGCTGTATACCAAAAATTATATGTTTGA
- a CDS encoding aldolase catalytic domain-containing protein, protein MNKNFKILDCTLRDGGYYTNWDFDKDLVKMYFQSFNDLPVDYLEIGYRSNPMNKYLGEYFYCPEYILKQTRELSNKKLVIILNEKDVRAEHVPDLLGPCRGYIAMVRIAIDPQNFTRALKLAEAVKSLNFEVGFNVMYMSNWSDYPDFLNQLENVNGIADYFYMVDSYGGVYPDDVKDTFNIVREKTDVDLGFHGHNNLQLGLINTLTAIECGVSIVDSTVTGMGRGAGNLSTELLLTALNAKDVLKQVDFNALSKIVDPFAKMQKDYDWGTNLPYMVSGANSLPQKEVMEWVTKRYYSLNSIIRALSNKSLGVKDNVELKEFNTKGDNYNEAIIIGGGPSASNFSKAVKEFIQNKPNCFIIHSSSKNAKKYKDVDCLQIHCLAGNEGYRLEEALHEISETNKMAILPPYPRTMGTYIPSNLEKVSYQLNEITFTSKYLESVTSLAFEILVKMKIKRCYVIGYDGYDGNISPQEMELFNENEYLFNKIKEKGINPVALTPTKYSELNQQSVFSLI, encoded by the coding sequence ATGAATAAGAATTTTAAAATATTAGACTGCACTCTTAGGGATGGAGGTTATTATACAAACTGGGATTTTGATAAAGATTTGGTTAAAATGTATTTTCAGTCTTTTAATGATCTTCCTGTCGATTATTTGGAAATCGGATATAGATCAAATCCAATGAATAAATATTTAGGAGAATATTTTTATTGTCCCGAATATATATTGAAACAAACTCGAGAATTAAGCAATAAAAAACTTGTCATTATTCTGAATGAAAAAGATGTGCGGGCAGAGCATGTGCCAGACTTATTAGGCCCTTGTAGGGGGTATATTGCAATGGTTCGAATTGCGATAGATCCTCAAAATTTCACTCGGGCGTTAAAATTAGCAGAGGCTGTTAAAAGCCTAAATTTCGAAGTGGGCTTTAACGTAATGTATATGTCCAATTGGTCAGATTATCCTGACTTTTTAAATCAGCTCGAAAATGTAAATGGTATTGCAGACTATTTCTATATGGTAGATTCTTATGGGGGCGTCTATCCTGATGATGTTAAAGATACTTTCAATATTGTTCGTGAAAAAACTGATGTTGACTTAGGATTTCATGGACACAATAATCTTCAATTAGGTTTAATCAATACTCTAACGGCTATCGAATGTGGTGTTTCGATTGTGGATTCTACAGTTACCGGAATGGGTAGAGGTGCCGGGAATTTAAGTACCGAATTACTTCTTACTGCACTAAATGCTAAGGATGTATTAAAACAAGTTGATTTTAATGCTTTAAGTAAAATTGTGGATCCATTTGCAAAAATGCAAAAAGATTATGATTGGGGTACCAACTTACCGTATATGGTTTCTGGGGCAAATTCTTTACCACAGAAAGAAGTTATGGAATGGGTAACCAAAAGATACTATTCTTTAAACAGCATTATTCGGGCGCTATCTAATAAATCTCTGGGTGTTAAGGATAATGTTGAGCTAAAAGAATTTAATACAAAAGGTGATAACTACAATGAAGCGATTATCATAGGAGGTGGTCCCAGCGCTTCGAATTTTTCAAAAGCTGTTAAAGAGTTTATTCAAAATAAACCTAATTGCTTTATTATTCATTCAAGTTCCAAAAATGCTAAAAAATATAAGGATGTAGATTGTTTGCAAATTCATTGTCTCGCTGGAAATGAGGGATATAGGTTGGAGGAAGCTTTACATGAGATTTCTGAAACGAATAAAATGGCAATCTTACCTCCCTATCCTCGCACCATGGGGACTTATATTCCATCAAACCTGGAAAAGGTATCCTATCAGTTAAATGAAATAACCTTTACCTCAAAGTATCTAGAATCTGTTACATCTTTAGCCTTTGAGATTCTGGTTAAAATGAAAATTAAAAGATGTTATGTTATTGGTTATGATGGTTATGATGGGAATATTTCGCCGCAGGAGATGGAACTATTTAATGAAAATGAATATTTATTTAATAAGATAAAAGAGAAAGGTATTAATCCAGTTGCTTTAACTCCTACCAAGTATTCTGAGTTAAATCAACAATCTGTTTTTTCATTAATATAA
- a CDS encoding sulfotransferase domain-containing protein, which yields MVKAELMKKKMIIHLGFPKTGTSYLQKNIFTRLDGVNYLGRWDNSYSNGALGLKNFVSFLLFMPEDAFLNRLPQMEEVLLNNQLHLEKNGNGITNILLSDEALIFRTIDPFGIRWHGKFSGCIDRLLRRLKIFADYSGFDLKLILTLRHQADLIHSLYCERYYVYRKMSDIDTFSKYLSTVLNSKFYDYGISNFQYDLLINKIRGFFQKENLLILKYEHMKNDPLQFYKKLVEFTGCHTDVRELLPKVEKNIENRRKIDHNKKIANLGFHIPKIFENLNSSIVAFLYKVGLIKSNTVWEYRLKNGLWFHKPKIITMTKEQRRMINDTFEKSNRILSQDYKEFLDYVNE from the coding sequence ATGGTTAAGGCAGAATTAATGAAAAAAAAAATGATTATTCATTTAGGCTTTCCAAAAACAGGGACAAGTTATTTGCAGAAGAATATATTTACTAGATTGGATGGTGTTAATTACCTTGGAAGGTGGGATAATTCTTATTCAAATGGAGCTTTGGGATTAAAAAATTTCGTATCCTTTTTATTATTCATGCCTGAAGATGCATTTTTAAATAGGTTGCCACAAATGGAGGAAGTATTATTGAATAACCAATTGCATCTTGAAAAAAATGGGAACGGAATAACAAACATCCTTTTATCTGATGAAGCACTAATTTTTAGGACTATTGATCCTTTTGGCATTCGCTGGCATGGTAAATTTAGTGGTTGTATAGATCGATTATTAAGAAGGTTGAAAATTTTCGCAGATTATTCTGGTTTCGATTTGAAATTAATTCTAACCCTCAGACATCAGGCCGACCTAATTCATTCTTTGTATTGTGAACGCTATTATGTTTATCGAAAGATGTCAGATATTGATACATTTTCAAAATATCTTTCAACTGTTTTGAATTCTAAATTCTATGATTATGGAATTTCAAATTTTCAATACGATCTATTAATTAATAAAATACGGGGTTTTTTTCAGAAGGAAAATCTTTTAATACTTAAGTATGAGCATATGAAAAATGATCCTTTGCAATTTTATAAGAAATTGGTGGAATTTACCGGGTGCCATACCGATGTTCGAGAATTATTACCTAAAGTGGAAAAAAATATAGAAAATAGGAGAAAAATTGACCATAATAAAAAGATTGCTAATTTAGGATTTCATATACCCAAAATTTTTGAAAATTTAAATTCGTCAATTGTAGCTTTTCTTTATAAAGTAGGGTTAATCAAAAGTAATACAGTTTGGGAATATCGGCTTAAGAATGGTTTATGGTTTCATAAACCTAAGATTATAACAATGACCAAGGAGCAACGAAGAATGATTAACGATACTTTTGAGAAAAGTAACAGAATTTTAAGTCAAGATTATAAAGAATTTTTAGATTACGTAAATGAATAA
- a CDS encoding glycosyltransferase has protein sequence MNKGKILVVVGSFKIGGAEKMAIVIGEELANRGFLVNYAIQKPIFQIPHEIESERIHILNKKKDSGKYYHHLNNVIQIKRLAKKFKPDVVIGLTYFSSFLSCFTLCNNIIGTFDVNPYALGKKRHRIADFVCRWPKVKNIVGPSKGTIMELKEARPRFSEKFITIYNSLDFEKVENLANEDIQESYLIQKPYLSAMGRLSDQKNFTMLISSYAKSNINEIYNLAIIGDGPKKEKLEKQIKKLGLESKVFLIGFKSNPYPYIQQSEFFINTSSFESFCVVILEALALGKMVVATDCPSGPGELVQHGYNGYLTEVNNIKSLVNRLNHLSNNPHIIKEKGLIAKKSVDKFRVDAIGNKWEELIIKVINKYN, from the coding sequence ATGAATAAAGGGAAAATTTTAGTGGTCGTAGGTTCATTCAAAATTGGGGGTGCAGAAAAAATGGCAATTGTAATTGGAGAGGAACTGGCCAACAGAGGTTTCCTGGTTAATTATGCAATTCAAAAACCTATTTTTCAAATACCTCATGAAATTGAGTCAGAACGAATTCATATTTTGAATAAAAAGAAAGATAGTGGGAAATATTATCATCATTTAAATAATGTCATACAAATAAAAAGACTCGCTAAAAAATTTAAGCCAGATGTAGTTATAGGACTAACATATTTTAGTAGCTTTCTTTCTTGTTTTACTTTATGTAATAATATTATTGGAACATTCGATGTTAACCCTTACGCTCTAGGTAAAAAGCGACATCGAATCGCAGATTTTGTGTGTAGATGGCCAAAAGTAAAAAACATCGTGGGGCCCTCAAAAGGGACAATTATGGAACTTAAGGAAGCCAGGCCAAGGTTTAGTGAGAAATTCATAACGATATATAATTCTCTGGATTTCGAAAAGGTGGAGAATCTAGCAAATGAGGATATTCAAGAATCTTATTTAATTCAAAAGCCTTATCTCTCTGCAATGGGAAGACTTAGTGATCAAAAAAACTTTACTATGCTAATCTCAAGCTATGCTAAAAGTAATATTAACGAAATATATAATCTTGCCATAATTGGAGATGGACCCAAAAAGGAAAAATTAGAGAAACAAATTAAAAAATTAGGCTTAGAATCTAAAGTATTCTTAATTGGATTTAAAAGTAATCCATATCCTTATATTCAGCAATCTGAATTTTTTATTAATACTTCATCATTTGAAAGTTTCTGTGTTGTTATTCTTGAAGCATTGGCTTTGGGAAAAATGGTTGTTGCCACGGACTGTCCTTCAGGTCCTGGAGAATTGGTTCAACATGGTTATAATGGATATTTGACTGAGGTGAATAATATTAAATCTTTGGTTAATAGGTTAAATCATTTGTCTAATAATCCTCATATTATCAAAGAAAAGGGATTAATCGCAAAAAAAAGTGTGGATAAATTTAGGGTGGATGCTATTGGAAATAAATGGGAAGAATTAATTATTAAAGTCATTAATAAATATAATTAA
- a CDS encoding polysaccharide pyruvyl transferase family protein, whose amino-acid sequence MSKIKTDLYKHFVKTGSLFSSDFTNYLIKDPILLYYSDFSKNWGDYINPFLVNKITGKRVVSYKRIYNVKNKQKLFGVGSILHHRGLENSIIWGSGFIYPPKKLHGKPSQILALRGKKSAKIFEDFGVSHNGVYGDPALLFPSFYNPVGELKYKIGIIPHYSELGDFKNSQVLSENKDVKIISPMVPKNEVYKIIDQIKECEIVISSSLHGLILADSYQKPSLRFNYSNKLVGGNFKFEDYYSGVGLKNHNTIQINDVNKIAFQEIYDKCSIKELKFDGKKLEQVLVNYIEEKG is encoded by the coding sequence ATGTCAAAAATTAAAACGGATTTATACAAGCATTTTGTAAAAACCGGAAGTCTATTTTCTTCTGATTTTACAAATTATCTTATCAAGGATCCTATTTTATTATACTATTCAGATTTCAGTAAAAACTGGGGAGATTATATTAATCCGTTTTTAGTCAATAAAATTACAGGTAAACGAGTAGTTTCCTACAAACGGATATATAATGTTAAGAATAAACAGAAGCTTTTCGGGGTTGGAAGTATTTTACATCACCGGGGACTCGAAAATTCAATAATTTGGGGATCTGGATTTATTTATCCTCCAAAAAAATTACATGGTAAACCATCTCAGATATTGGCACTGAGAGGAAAGAAGTCAGCAAAAATTTTTGAAGATTTTGGAGTTTCTCACAACGGTGTGTATGGTGACCCAGCATTATTATTTCCAAGCTTTTATAATCCGGTTGGTGAATTAAAATATAAAATTGGAATCATACCTCATTATTCAGAATTGGGAGATTTTAAAAATAGTCAAGTTCTTTCTGAAAATAAGGATGTTAAGATTATAAGTCCAATGGTTCCTAAAAATGAGGTATATAAAATAATTGATCAAATAAAAGAATGTGAAATAGTCATTTCGAGCTCTCTACATGGTTTGATATTGGCAGATTCATATCAAAAACCTTCTTTAAGGTTTAATTATTCAAATAAACTGGTCGGAGGAAATTTTAAATTTGAAGATTATTATAGTGGAGTGGGTTTAAAAAACCATAATACTATTCAAATCAATGATGTTAATAAAATCGCATTCCAAGAAATTTATGATAAATGCAGTATAAAGGAATTAAAATTTGATGGTAAAAAACTAGAACAGGTTTTGGTGAATTATATCGAGGAAAAAGGTTAG